One Balaenoptera ricei isolate mBalRic1 chromosome 16, mBalRic1.hap2, whole genome shotgun sequence genomic window carries:
- the CISD1 gene encoding CDGSH iron-sulfur domain-containing protein 1 isoform X2: protein MSMTSSVRVEWIAAVTIAAGTAAVGYLAYKRFYVKDHRNKSMVNPHIQKDNPKVVHAFDMEDLGDKAVYCRCWRSKKFPLCDGSHTKHNEETGDNVGPLIIKKKDT, encoded by the exons ATGAGTATGACTTCCAGCGTACGAG TTGAATGGATTGCAGCGGTTACCATTGCTGCTGGGACAGCTGCAGTTGGTTATCTAGCTTACAAAAGATTTTATGTCAAAGATCATCGCAACAAATCTATGGTAAACCCTCACATCCAGAAAGACAACCCCAAGGTAGTACACGCTTTTGACATGGAGGATTTGGGAGATAAAGCTGTGTACTGCCGTTGTTGGAGGTCCAAGAAG TTCCCACTCTGTGATGGCTCTCACACAAAACACAATGAAGAAACTGGAGACAACGTGGGACCTCtgatcattaagaaaaaagacacTTAA
- the CISD1 gene encoding CDGSH iron-sulfur domain-containing protein 1 isoform X1 — protein sequence MGHHSWFLCPAFQVKTGPGLAVEWIAAVTIAAGTAAVGYLAYKRFYVKDHRNKSMVNPHIQKDNPKVVHAFDMEDLGDKAVYCRCWRSKKFPLCDGSHTKHNEETGDNVGPLIIKKKDT from the exons ATGGGACACCACAGTTGGTTCCTGTGTCCGGCATTTCAAGTGAAGACTGGACCTGGCCTTGCAG TTGAATGGATTGCAGCGGTTACCATTGCTGCTGGGACAGCTGCAGTTGGTTATCTAGCTTACAAAAGATTTTATGTCAAAGATCATCGCAACAAATCTATGGTAAACCCTCACATCCAGAAAGACAACCCCAAGGTAGTACACGCTTTTGACATGGAGGATTTGGGAGATAAAGCTGTGTACTGCCGTTGTTGGAGGTCCAAGAAG TTCCCACTCTGTGATGGCTCTCACACAAAACACAATGAAGAAACTGGAGACAACGTGGGACCTCtgatcattaagaaaaaagacacTTAA